The Pseudoalteromonas nigrifaciens genome segment ACCAATGAGCAACTTTTAAAGCACGCTTATGGGTTTATTTTACTCTCGGGTTTGGCTACCGCTTTAGTTATGTATAGCGTACCAGAGACATTAATATACCGTGACTCGCCAGAGTTTAATGCTTTGTATAGCCAATACTTTCAATCATATGGCGATCACTTGTTATCTAACATAACTATGAACGCCTTAATGGTGTTTATGGTGCCTATACTTACCATGTGGGTAACGACAGCGCTAATGTTATTAGGTATATATCTGTATAAGCAACAGGTGTTTGCTAGCGGCTTATCGGCAAAGCAACTCATTTTAGTAATTAGTAGTGCGCTACTATTTACCAGTTTACGGCTAACTACAGAGCAATATAGCAGTGGTGTATTTTATGCGCTGCAAGAATTAATTAACAGTGTGGCAGCATTATGTATGGCGGTTATTTATATTCACATTGCAGTTAAGTTGTGTAGTAACAATGCCAACATAGGAAAATTAATTCAACAAGTAGGGCGTTTAGCATTTAGTTTATATATAAGCCAAACGTTAATGCAACTTGTGTTGTTTAAAGTGTTTTTTAAGCAGTGGGCGCTCAGTTTTAATCGTATTGATTATTGTTTAGTTGCTACCTTACTAATCGTTATTCAGCTTATTATTACCGCCATTTATAGCCGTTATTTTCAACAAGGCCCTTTAGAATACATATGGCGAAAATTAACCTACGCAAAAATCACTGCTTAAACGGCTACAAAGGTTAAATTAAGGGCGAAAAATTATTGTGGGTGGTTTAAACTAGCAGCCTTTAAAATTAAGGTGAATTGCTTCCATGACAGACTTAAAACGATTAAATAAATTTATTAGCGATACTGGCTTTTGTTCGCGACGCGAGGCTGATAAATATATTGAAGACGGTCGTGTTACTGTTAATGGTATTCGCCCGGAAATGGGCGTAAAAGTTTCATCTACTGATGTTGTATTGGTAGATGGCAAAACACTTAAAGCAATCCCTAAACGCGTTTATATTGCCTATAACAAACCCGTTGGTATTACCTGTACTACAGAGCGAAAAATTCAAAGTAATATTGTTAAAGCAGTTAATTACCCCGATAGAATCTTTCCAATAGGGCGCTTAGATCGCCCATCTGAAGGGCTAATATTTTTAACTAACGAAGGCGACATTGTTAATAAAATTTTGCGCGCTGGCAATAATCACGAAAAAGAATATGTAGTTACTGTAGATAAACCATTAAATCGTCAGTTTGTAGCTAAAATGGGTAATGGTGTGCCCATACTCGATACCATCACTAAAAAATGTAAAGTAACCCAAACCGGTGCGCAGCAGTTTACTATTATTTTAACCCAAGGGTTAAATCGTCAAATACGTAGAATGTGTGAATATTTAGGTTACGAAGTGGTCACACTCAAACGCGTACGTATTATGAATGTGACGCTTAAAGGTTTAAAAGTAGGGCAATGGCGTCACTTAACTGAACAAGAAATGGCGATTATAAACAACTCTATCTCTGACTCAGGAAAAACCCAAGAGCATTCAGTATACGATGAAGCAAACGCTTTACAGCAACAAAGCCTGCAAGCTGTAGCTAAGCCGCAAAAAACAAGTGATAAAAAACGTGATTTTCAGGGCGAAAACCCTAAACGTTTTAATCAAGGTGAGCGCACTGAAGAACGTAAAAAAGAGCGTAGTAAAACGCCTTATCAAAAGCGCTCAACCACTTATGTTGGTAAACCTAAAAGTATAAAAGCAAATAAATCATCCGACTCAAAAGGAATATTGAGCCTTAAAAAATAAAGCGATATAATATTAGGTACAGTACAACAACTTAATTAACCAGCGATTTTAATAATTTATTATCAAAATCGCTATTTGTTGCTATGTATATATTCTATAAGTTTATCCAGAGGCATAGGTTTACAGTAATAAAAGCCTTGTATTCTAATGTTGTTAAACTTAGATAAATAACCGATCAGCTCAGGACTTTCTACACCCTCTACTACCACTGTTTTATTTAACTGCGTGCAAATATTAATAATGCCTTCTAGCAATGCTCTTTTTTGCCCAGCTAATTCGGCGCCAATGGTAAATTCACGATCTATTTTTATTATATTTGCCGGCTGACGCGATAAATAAGACAAGCTTGAGTAACCCGTCCCAAAGTCATCAATTGCTACATTAAAACCTTTATTCATTAGCGCTTTAAGCACTTCTTCAATAGCGCCTTTTTCCGACATAATCATTTCGGTCACTTCGATGGTGAGCAACTTAGGCAGTATATTTTTTTCAGAAGTTAACTTATAAAGCTTTTCGGTAAAGTTTCGCTGTTGTATTTGTTGCGGTGAAAAATTAACCGCAACACAAATATTTTGTAATTCAGCTATGGTACTTATATCGTTTAGTACTTGAGTAAGGACTTGTTCGCCCACTTGTAGTATTTGCCCTGTTTGTTCTGCAATAGGAATAAAAACAGCAGGAGAAATGTAACTGCCATTATTTTTCCAGCGAACTAGAGCTTCTACAGCAACAATACACTGAGTAGTTAAGTTATAAATGGGTTGATAATAAACCTCTAATGCCTCATTTTTAATCGCTTTTTGTAGCTCACTTCTAATTGTAACCATAAAATTATGGCTCTCATCCATAAGCTTATGGTAAAAGCAAAATTGATTGCCGCCTAAAGCTTTAGCGTTATCCATTGCTATATCAGCTTGTTGTAGTAGTAATGCAGGGCTAATGACCTCTCCATCAGACATAGCTATGCCAACACTCACAGTAAGGTGGATATCAACCTCACCTAAGTTATATATATCGGCTAGCGATTTTATTACGAGTGTAATTTCATCCGATAGCTGCTGCTTAGATATATTACAGTAATGCAATACAAACTCATCATTGCCAAAACGCGATATGGCGCCTGCCCCAACAGCATTTTTCTTAAGCCTTTTAGCGACTAATTGCAAAACCATGTCACCTAATTTATGGCCTAAACTATTGTTTACTGCGCTAAAGCCATCTAAATTAAAAAACACCATCGCACAATTTACATCGACACAGTTAACTTGCTTAGCCTCTATTTCTGCATTTAATGCATCACGGCGCAGCAGGCCGGTTAACTCGTCGTATTTAGCCATTTTATGTAACACAATAGACTGTTGTCTGAGCAAAAAAGTAGAGTCAGTGGCTAATATCAAAATATAAATAAACGCAAAAGTAAGCCATATGATCATTTGCTCAATTTGTGCCGCTTCTTTAAGCTTTGAATAGTCTTTAATAAAGCTATAAACGTTGTGCTTAATTAATCCTCTTACAACAATTTCGTTAACTATATAGTGCTTACTATAACGGCTTAATAAGCTATTTAAGTCTTGAACATTTTTTTGGTTTTTGTCGATTGCGAAATAAATTTTAGGTGTTAACTCAATAAAAGTATCAAACGAGCTGAGATAATCTATGTATCTGTTTTCAATTAACAAGTTTAAATTTAACAGTGCCAGCACTTGGTATTTTTTACCATTGCTTGCCGTTATTGGAATTGAGAACATAATTATGGGCGTGTCTGTGTCTAATGTTGCTGAGTTAGCCGCAAATCTAACTTCATTTTTAGCGGCTTTTAACCAGTTAGTAATAGGAGTGGTTGAAATTAATCCGTCATTAGTAAATTGCTTAGAATACGTTGTGCCGCTTATGTAATTCAAATCTTCATCGAGAAGAAGCATACTGCTAATAATTTCAAAGTCTTGGGTATAAATTTTTAAGTCTATATTAGCCATTTTTATAAAGTCGTCGGCATTCACTGCTTCTAAACGTGTTTTTATGCGAGTAAGTGATGTGATATGACTTTCGAGGTTTTTATTGAGTATAGTTTCAACAAACTTAATTTTATTTTGTGCATCTACAGCTACATTAGTTACCGTTTTAACCGCGGTAACTTGCCAAAGTGTTATGCCAATAAAAATAGCAAAAAACGTAATTACTTTAGCGGTTATAGAACCTTTAACGGTAGTAATTGGGTTTTTAATTTTTATAATTAAAGCTAAAAAAAACACAAATACCATTACAGCACTAAAAGATGAGATAAAAGGGTTATGGCTGTCCCAAAACCAGCTACTGCTATCGTGTCGCCACAAACTTAGCTCAAAGTTAATAAACAATATAGCGCCGGTAATGAGTAATATAGGTATGAGATATTTAATTTTTTTTGTAGGTAAAACCTTAGGTAAAAAAGCCAATAAAATAGCTAAGCCTAACGCAGTCAAAGAAAGTTGCAGAGAAATAACCGGCATTAAGCTTTGCGTAACAACAACACTTTCTAAAGCCCCCAAAAATGCAACAACAAGAAAAAATTGGATAAAACCTAAATACAATATACTTGCTGCTGATTGAGTTAGGGATAGTCTCATTATTTTCTCATGTCCTTAAAATGATTAACCTTAAAGTTACATTAGCATTATTAAAACAAAATACCAGATATTTAAAATGTTTGTATGTATATAAAATATAAGAAAAACGATGTTTTTGAGCGGCATAATCACAATGGTACTTTATTACTAAGAGTAGGCAGTTATAAGGCAGGTATAAAGTGGTATATAAAATAAACGCAGCTTTAGCTGCGTTTATTAATATACTAAAAGCTTATTTGCTTTATTTAATTCGAGTTTTAAGTGGCTGATATTCAATTTTATATATAATGGTATAAAGCACAGGCACTACAATTAAAGTTAATATGGTAGCAAAACCTAAGCCAAACATAATGGTAACCGCCATTGATTGAAAAAACACATCAAATAATAGTGGGATCATCCCCAATATAGTGGTTATTGCTGCCATAGCAACAGGGCGTACACGGCTTACTCCTGAATCAAATACCGCCTGGTATGGCGCTTTACCTTCAGATAACTCAAGATTTATTTGATCCACTAATACTATGCCATTTTTTATTAACATACCGCTTAAGCTTAGTAATCCTAATAATGCCATAAAGCTAAACGGCGCATTCATGACCAATAGCCCAGCGCTTACCCCAATAATTGCCAGTGGTACAGTAGCCCAAATAACTAAAGGCTGCTTAACAGAATTAAACAGCAATACTGTAATTGCAAACATAGCTAAGTAACCAATCGGCAATGAGCCAAAGATAGCTTTTTTAGCTTTACTCGATGACTCGTATTCGCCACCCCATTGCATTTCGTAACCGCGTGGCAGCTCAATGTTTTCGATATCGGTGCGAATGCGTGCAAATAGTTTAGCCGGCGTTTCGTCACTTAGTACATCATGGTCAGCCATAACGGTAATAGTGCGCTTACGATCGCGGCGCATAATCAAGCTGTCTTCCCATTCAACTACAAACTCATCAACAACTTGAGTAACCGGTATAAACACCCCCAATACTGGGCTGAAAATTTGTAGGTCGTGTACACTTTCTACGTTTAAGCGCTCGTTAGCAGGAGAGCGCGCAATAATAGGCAGTAATTGGGTGCCATCACGATATACACCTACTTGCTTACCCGACAAGTTAGTAAGCAATACTTGATCAAGGTCTGATTTACTAATACCTAAACGACGCGCTTTTTGTTCGTTAAACTGTGGGCGGATCATTTTGGTACGTGCCCGCCAATCATCACGAATATTATGCGAACCTGTATCTTGCGCTATGATATGTTTGGCTTGAGCAGATAGTTTTCTAAGTACAACTGGATCTGGGCCTGAAAAACGCGCTTCTATTTTTGCATCAGTTGAAGGGCCTATTTCCATAGGTTTAACTTTAAGCTGTGCGGCAACCGGATTGTTCTGTGCGAAATCTCGTACTTTTTGCATAACAGTGGCAACTGCTTCACGGTCAGTTACACGAATAATTAATTGCCCGTACGCGGGGTATGATTTTTCAGGAGCATAGGTAAGCATAAAGCGCGGAGCACCTTGGCCTACAGTACTGGTTATTTCAGTAACGAGCGGGTTTTGCTGTAAAAATGCTTCTAACTTTTTAATCCCCTCAAGCGTTGAGCGAATATCAGCGCCTTGTTCTTGCCAATAATCGACATAAAACATTGGCGTATTAGATGCCGGAAAAAATGATTGCTTTACAGCGCCAAAACCAACAACAGCACTACATAACAGTACTAACATTAAAACTAAAGTGCTTTTTCTAAAGCGCATAGCAAGGTTTAAGCTGGCTTTGTAACTGGTGAATATAAAACCTTGATATGGGTCGTCATACTGTTGCTCGCCATCAGCGTTTAATTGCGTTTCTTTAAACATTAGGTTGGCAAAAAATGGTGTGAGGGTAATGGCAGTGATCCAGCTTAATAAAAGCGAAATAAGTAATACCCAAAATAAACTACCGGCAAACTCACCGCTGGCGTCGGAGCTTAAACCAATCGGCGCAAATGCAGTAATCGCAATCACAGTTGCCCCAAGTAATGGCCACTTAGTTTGTTCAACAATATTAATAGAGGCTCTTAGCTTAGTTTGCCCACGTTTGAGGTTAATTAAAATACCTTCGGTAACAACAATGGCATTATCAACAAGCATACCAAGTGCGATTATTAGCGCACCTAACGAAATTCTTTGCAAATCTATAGCAAATAACTTCATAAAAATAAAAGTACCTAAAACGGTAAGCAGTAAAATACCGCCAATTAATAGCCCGCTTTTAACCCCCATAAACAGCAGTAACACTATAATTACAATAGCAATCGCTTCAACTAAGCTAACAATAAAACCGTTTACCGATTTTTCTACTTCGTTTGGTTGGTTATAAACAGCATTAATTTTAATCCCATGTGGCCGCTGGTACTCAAGCGACGCAAGGTGCGCGTCAATGTCGTTACCTATATCAACCACATTAACGCCCGACATAAACGACACGCCAATTAACAATGCTTGTTGTTGGTTGTAACGAATAATATTGTTGGGCACTTCGGCGTACTCGCGATATACCTTAGCTACATCACCTAAATAAATTAGCTCGCTGGCACCCGATTTAGAAATAAGCAGGGTTTCTAACTCTTTTACATCTTTAAACTCGCCAGTAGGATGTAAACGAATAGACTCACTGCCGACCCTAATTTTACCTGCGTTAGAAACCGTATTTTGCGATTGTAATAATTGAAAAATATGACTAGGCGCTATGCCTAATTGAGCAAGTTTTTGCGTAGAAATTTCAACCATTACTTGCGCTTGTTGCTCTCCTGCAATAGTTACTTTACTTACGCCTTTAACCAGTACTAGTTCGCGTTTAAGGTAGTCTACGTAGTCTTTAAGCTCGTCATACGAATAGCCGTCGCCGGTTACTGAATACATTACGCCGTAAACATCAGCAAAGTCATCAATAATTTTACTAGCGTATACACCACTGGGCAAAGATGGGTTGAGGTCGTTAATTTTACGCCGCATTTCATCCCAAATTTGTCTTAACTCTTGTTTTCGGTAGTTACTTTTCATTTCTACGGTAATTTGCGACTTACCATTTGACGAAATAGAGGTAACGTAATCAACGTAAGGTAATTGCTGAATCGCATTTTCGATAGGAAAGGTAACTTCTTCCTCTACTTGCTGTGGCGACGCGCCGGGATACATGGTGATAACCATGGCTTTTTTTAACGTAAATTCAGGGTCTTCTAATTGCCCTAAGTCAAAATAAGAAACACCACCGCCAATAAGTAGCAGTAGGGTAAACATCCAACTAATAACTTTTTTCTCTATAGATAGTTGTGCAAAGCTCATAATTATAGGCCTCGCTCTTTATTCCATGGGCGTACCTGCATGCCTTCTTTTAATGAATGTACACCGGCAGAAACAATTTGCTGTCCTTCTGTAATCCCACTGAGTACTTCAATGCCATCGCGGTGTAATTGGCCCACTTTTACTGCTTGTTTATGTATTTGGCCGGTTTGCTCGTTATATAACCATACATAAGCGTTGTTACTAATAGATTGCTGCGGATCAGAAAACACTGCCTCGTTGGGCAAAATAGTGTAAGCGGTTTGTGATTGCGTTACTTTACTTAAATCGATAAGTACGCGGCCAGTCATACCGGCAAGTAAGTTAAAATCTTCTGGCACTGGCAGCGAGAACACAACTTTATACGTTAATGTGGCGGGATCTGCTTGAGTGTCCCACTCCTTAAGTGTGAGTGTGTATTTTTTATCGTGATAGCCGTCAAAAATAACCGTTGGTTGGTATTGAGTTCCTTTAATAAAGCGCGCCACAATTCTTTCAGGTACTTGAATTTCAACATCCATTAAATCGCGGGTTTCTAAACGCAGTATATTTTGCTTTGCTTGTACACTTTCAAAGTTTTTTACAAACACTTTTGCAACAGTACCCGCAAATGGCGCTCTAAGTTGGCTATATTCCACATTCGTTTGTGCAATTTTAAAGGCCGATTCGGCAACTTGCTTGTTAGCAATAGCCTGATCAAGCTCTGATTGGCTGGTAATGCGTTTTTCGAATAGTTGTTCAATGCGCCCTAATTGTGATTTAGCCAGCTCGTAGCGGGCTTTACGCTCATTATATTGCAGCTGAAAATCTTCAGGGTCTAACTTAGCTAATAGTTGTCCTTTTTTTACATGCTGACCCGCTAATACCGGAAACTCAACCAGCTCACCACTTACTCTAAATGCAAGGTAAGAGCCTTGATTTGCAACTACTTCACCAGGAAAACTGCGAATGTTAACTTGCGAATCGTGACCAATATTAAATAACTTTACCGGGCGTATTGGCTCTTCTTTTACTTGCGGCTCAGGCTCAGAGCAGGCTATTAAACCAAGTAAAGTCGTCGTTACTACACATAGACGTAAGAGGTGCATATTTTCTCCATGAAAATTAAAAGCTAAATAAAGTCAGTGCAGCATACTCCGCAAACATATAAAATAAAATTCATTAAATTTTAAAAACTCAATAAGTTTTACTTATGTTGTTATTGGCAGTGCTATGAAACTCAACCAGCTACAAATATTAGACGCCATTGTACAAAGCGCAAGCTTAAGTGCAGCGGCACTTAAGCTACACAAAACGCAGCCAGCGCTTACGTTAGCAATTAAAAGTTTAGAGACAAAAATAGGCTTTGCGCTACTCGACCGTTCGCAATACCGTTTACAATTAACCGAAAAAGGGCGGATTTTTCATCGCCAAGCTAAGCAACTACTCAATAACAACGAAGAGCTTGCACAACTTGCAAAAGAGCTAGCACTGGGCAATGAAGCGCAATTTAGAATTTGTTATGAACAAATATGCCATGTGCAAAGCTACAATGAGATCATAAGTAATACTTTTAGAGTATTTAATAGCACTGAGTTTAGTTTAACCAGTGGTAAACGTTTTATTTCGTTGGAGCAAGTTAATAATGGCCAAGCAGAGCTTGGCATAGGCCCTTGGTTTGACTTGTTTCATGCTACCGGCGATTTAGAAAGCTTGCCCATAGGCAAGCTCGACATTGGTATTGTTAGCGCAAAAAATATTATACCCAACACACTTAGCTACAGTGAATTACAGTCGTACCCGTGTTTAGCCATGTTTGAAAGCGGCCTGAGTATAGACAGTGATAGGCTGTCTTATTCTAAAGGCCCAGCAATGATGAAAATTGACGATATATCGAGCTTAAAATCGTTTTTATTATCGGGCGCTGGTTGGGCTATGATCAGCTTAGAGCATTGCGCTGAAGAAATTAAATCGGGGTTATTACAAAAAGTCAGCATAACTGATCGCGAGCATGAATTTAGCACGCAAATTCGCGTTTTTAGGCAGCACTCTAGCCATCATGGGCCAGTAGCACGTACTATTTGGCAGCAGTTTACTCAACTTAGCCAGGCGTATTTGAAAAAACATGGAAATTGATAAAGAAACGCTTATTTATACCGTTATTGGTAGTATTCCTAAAGGGCAAGTTGCAAGTTATGGGCAAGTAGCCGCTATTGCGGGGTATCCGCAAAATGCGCGTTTAGTGGGGCGGTTATTAAAGCTAATGCCCAACGACTCAACAATTCCTTGGCATAGAGTAGTAAACAGCCAAGGTAAAATATCGTTTCCTATAGGCAGTAATAAATACCAAGAGCAGCGACAAAAGCTGTTATTAGAAGGCATTGCATTTAAAAATGAGCGAGTGAATATGCGTGTGTACCAATGGCAGTAATATAACAAGTTTAATCTGCCTGCTGTTTACTTAGCCACTTGCTTAATGAGTGCGCTGTTAAAATAGTGCTAGCGTTAAAGTGTTTATAACTAAGTGCTTAACGCAATAAAAAGGGCAAGTTAAATGCTTGCCCTAGTTTGCGTGTAAAGTGCATGCTTTACACTAAGTTTTTGCCTTTTTGTTTCGCATTTTTAAGATCTTTTATAAGTGAGCAAAGTAAAATAACAAATACACCAAAGGCAATCACAGGCCAAATTAATACATAAATAGTAAGTAATGTTGTAGACATAATTTTTCCTTATTTATTGTCACTAAATTCAACAACACGTTGCTTAATTAAAGCAAAATCAAACGCGCTTTTGTTGCTGGTTAAGGTAAGCACTACACAAATAATAGCGCTGGCACCGTAAGCGGTCAGTGAGCTTAGCAATACAATATAGTCGCGTAAAAAACCTAAAGTAAAAAACAGTAGTATTACGGCTGTTATTGCGCCCAAAATTAACCCCGCAGTGCGGCCAAAAAAACCAAAACACATTAAGCCAATAACAACACCGCCGCCTACGCTTGCTATTACCTCAAAAAACAACGCGACAGCGCCAGTTAATTCCAGCCACTCAAAGCGTGCGATAATAAAGAGTAAAAACGCGCCGGTTACCGCGGCAGTAAACGCCAGATTTGTCACCTTATTCCAATATAAGCTAGAAATAACCGGAAACACAATTGCGCCCCACAGTGCGCCAACAAAAATTAGCATTGAGAGAATATCGAGTTTAAGGCTTGCAAATATAACGCCTAACATGGTGGCAACAACCATGGTAAAGCGGCCAACCCAAAGCATTTTTTTAGGATTAGGGTTGTTTTTACTTAAATGTTTACCGTATACGTCGGTCATTATAATTGCCGATAAGGCTGACAAGTCAGAATCGGCGGTGGATGAAAGCGAGCCAATAATCATCACAAATAATACTAATACCATTACAGGTGACAGGTAGGTGGCGGCCATCTGTGGAATGAGGTTATTTAAATCACCGTCTATAGGTTGCACGCCGGCTAGTAACGCCAGTAAACCCAGCATACCTAAGCCTATAACAATAGAGCCATAACCTATGGTTGCTGTAATAAAGCTCGGTTTTATTAAGTCTTCGCGTACAGCAAATAAGCGTTGGGCAATAGTTTGATTACCAATAGCGTATGCAAGAACTGCAACAAAAAAAGGCGCGCCTTGCTCTAAAATGGCAGTAGTAGAGAAAAAGTCAGCTTGTTCTATTGTTAAATTACTCATGCCTTGAGTAAATAAGTCGGGGCCATCGAGCTCAAAAAATAGCATAGGAATAATAACCACAGCGGCGAGCATCATAGCCATTAACTGGCCAAAATCGGTAAAAACCGAGGAGCGAAACCCCGACCAAAAAGTGTATATAAGCACGCCAGAGCCTGCAATTAATACCCCTTCGGTAAAGTTCAGTGGTGATAAAATATCTACCAGCGCACCGGCTGCAGTAAAGTTAACCATTAAACTAATTATACTGCCGACTATGTTTGAGGAGGCTAAAATCATTTGGCTAGCACTGCCATGCCGCGCATGCATAATTTCGGCTAAGGTACGCGCATTTGGCGTAAGCTCTCTAAAGCGCTTACCAAAGGGGTAAATAAATAAAATCATCAGTGCGCCCCAAAAACCGTAATGGATTGCCCCCGATAAACCATATTTGTACCCTGAGCTTGCAGCAGCATAAAACGATGCTGCCCATATCCATGTGGCTGTCATACTCGCTGCAGACATGCTAAATCCAACGGATCCGTTGGAAACCATATAGCCATCGGCATTTTCTTGTTTTTTGCCAATACTTAGCGTGAATAAAAAGGTTAAACCATAAAAAGCAAATAAAACCAGCAGTATAGTGCTGGTACTAAACTGAAACATTTTGACTCCTTCGCCGCGTCACTCGTCATTACAATAGAGGTAATAAGGTGACGGTTATTATTTATTTTACGCAGTTAAAAACGCACGTAAATAATTAGAGGGCTACTAAAAACTTTATAAAATAGCTTAATAAAACTAGTAGCAAAAAATAGCTGATACGATCATCAGTAAAGAATAATGTAAGCAAAAACGCCCACATAAGAAATTAATGTTAACACAAATGGAGGATGTTATGTGATTTAGCTTGGTTTACAGTATTAAATGCTGAAATTGGTGCTGCTCAATATTTAATATAAATCAATTTTCCGCTAACGAATAACAACCAACAGGACAGCTATTTAATGTAATTACACAGCCAGTTTTCAGTGTTTGGTTAATACAGCAATAGCAGCTTAAGCCTTATCGTTACCCTAAAAGGAAGTAAAATGTCGCTCTACCCATTTAAAAAATATTCAGCCACAGTGCCCACCCAGTGAGTTGATTTTAACGGCCATATGAATACAAAATATTATGGTTTAGTTATTTACGATGCGCATATAGATTTTACCGAACATCTGGATTTAGGTGAGCGATACCGTTATGCAAATAACTGCAGCAAAGCATTAGTCGAAAGCCATTGTATTTTTGAAAGGGAGTTGTGCGAAGGCGATGAAATTGAGGTTGTGTCTTGGCTGTTGTACGTTGATGAAAAACGTATTCATACATTTCATGAAATATATTGCACCAATAAAGGGTATCGCGCCGCTGCGGGCGAGCACTTAGATTTGCATATTGATTTAGCAACCAGGCGAGTATCTCCATTTCCAAGTGAGGTGCTAGAGCGTTTAAAGGTAATAGAGCAGCAATTTTGCCAACTACCCAAGCCCGTTAAAGTGGGCAGTACAATTAAAATACCCAGCATAACTTGAACTATGGATAACAAATCTATTTCAAGCAGCTATTTTCGGCGCTAACTACGTTAAAATTACTTGCAATAGGCTAGCTATTGGCGCGTTAATTCGCCTTGTTTTCACTGAAAATCTCTTAATCAGAGTTCATGTTATATATTTCACGTTGATTTTATTTTAGCGGCAGGTAGAGCATAAGCTGCCGCTAAAGCGAAACACAAAGCGGTTAATTTTTAGCGTTATTTATTTTTAACTGTTCTTTTTCTAAATATGTTTGGCTGCCAACCCCAATGCAGCGCGCCCAAACGTAAAAATACGGTAATAAACAAGGAGCCTAAAATACACCATATATAAGACACTCCGAGTAAAAACAACGCTGCATAAGTTAAACCGCCCGACAGACACGCAGTAGAATACAGCTCTTCGCGCATTACTAGCGGAATTTCTCTGCAAATTACATCGCGCATTAGCCCGCCAAATATACCGGTAGTCATACCCATGGTAATGGCAACTATCATGGTAGTGCCTTCAATTAACGACTTTTCAATGCCGACAATGTTAAATATAGCCATGCCTAATACATCAACTAGCAGCATGTAATAATTAGATACGTGCGGTAAATGGCGAATAAACACCACCGCAATAAATATTGCGCCATAGGTGGCGTATAAATAATCGGGCTCTGCAATCCAAAACACTGGCTGATTTAATAATATATCACGCAGTGTACCGCCGCCAAGCGCAGTAACTGAGCCTACAACTACAACACCAAAACCCCCAATGTTTTTTTCGTGGCCTAATAAAGTGCCCGATATAGCAAAAAAGGCCACCCCAATTAAACTCATAAAATGAAAGTATTCAAACGCCATGGTGTGGTTTCCTTACCATAATTAGGAGAGGTAGAATTAATAAACAGTGTAGCGTATTTAAAATTTATTTTTGCTGAACACTCCCCCCA includes the following:
- a CDS encoding sodium:solute symporter family transporter; translation: MFQFSTSTILLVLFAFYGLTFLFTLSIGKKQENADGYMVSNGSVGFSMSAASMTATWIWAASFYAAASSGYKYGLSGAIHYGFWGALMILFIYPFGKRFRELTPNARTLAEIMHARHGSASQMILASSNIVGSIISLMVNFTAAGALVDILSPLNFTEGVLIAGSGVLIYTFWSGFRSSVFTDFGQLMAMMLAAVVIIPMLFFELDGPDLFTQGMSNLTIEQADFFSTTAILEQGAPFFVAVLAYAIGNQTIAQRLFAVREDLIKPSFITATIGYGSIVIGLGMLGLLALLAGVQPIDGDLNNLIPQMAATYLSPVMVLVLFVMIIGSLSSTADSDLSALSAIIMTDVYGKHLSKNNPNPKKMLWVGRFTMVVATMLGVIFASLKLDILSMLIFVGALWGAIVFPVISSLYWNKVTNLAFTAAVTGAFLLFIIARFEWLELTGAVALFFEVIASVGGGVVIGLMCFGFFGRTAGLILGAITAVILLFFTLGFLRDYIVLLSSLTAYGASAIICVVLTLTSNKSAFDFALIKQRVVEFSDNK
- a CDS encoding trimeric intracellular cation channel family protein, which translates into the protein MAFEYFHFMSLIGVAFFAISGTLLGHEKNIGGFGVVVVGSVTALGGGTLRDILLNQPVFWIAEPDYLYATYGAIFIAVVFIRHLPHVSNYYMLLVDVLGMAIFNIVGIEKSLIEGTTMIVAITMGMTTGIFGGLMRDVICREIPLVMREELYSTACLSGGLTYAALFLLGVSYIWCILGSLFITVFLRLGALHWGWQPNIFRKRTVKNK